One window of the Solanum stenotomum isolate F172 chromosome 11, ASM1918654v1, whole genome shotgun sequence genome contains the following:
- the LOC125844023 gene encoding uncharacterized protein LOC125844023, with protein MEHPFFINSGLPINRSEALRFLSIAENLLSNRDLVGSKSFATRARESDPTFAPVADQILGIVDTLNAGDKRINNHQFDYYSILQIPPNQTQNADFIAEQYRQFNLLMNPQSNNFPFSDQAFRLVVDAFTVLSDPLRKSMYDKELGFLLNPYPVVASTPTPVHQSVYPSMPSSNADQMFENLFTQDQGSHAAGVSFSRDPQAGFSMPVTFLTHEQETVISMESLPIEQQLQQSETFLKQQTQPVTPISFLNTDEQPTSFFSLNQPQLVTSVRSLNRENPPSGTEVSSTQGREPVVCAEQCGSQQPLEKNENVVGNNANKSASTGDNVKEKEGNVDASGKSIPSFWTACPYCLFMYEYSVDYTHCTLRCQNCKKAFQAVPIASPPPIIDGKKNSFCCWGFMPFGSSLENFHRNIDNASSWSPFSPMFTCSRFGWDGGSNVNNHAGGGQSNVNNLGSSHNAGGSKSGGGRKHFSPVICNDDDVLVEASQSSEESNVDWNRNKERKKAKNGKRKCARTGTPSKNAKKQQADKEKTVEGNNDVNLQYGLATQGGVEIPML; from the coding sequence ATGGAGCATCCTTTCTTCATCAACAGTGGCCTTCCAATCAATCGATCAGAAGCTTTACGTTTTCTATCAATCGCTGAAAATCTCTTATCAAATCGTGATCTAGTTGGTAGCAAGTCATTCGCGACCCGGGCCCGTGAATCCGACCCGACATTTGCACCTGTTGCCGACCAAATACTCGGCATCGTTGATACTTTGAATGCCGGCGACAAACGTATTAACAATCATCAATTTGACTACTACTCTATCCTCCAAATCCCTCCTAACCAAACCCAAAATGCCGATTTCATCGCCGAACAGTATCGCCAGTTTAATCTTCTTATGAATCCTCAGAGCAACAATTTCCCATTTTCTGATCAGGCTTTCCGTCTTGTCGTTGATGCATTCACAGTTCTTTCTGACCCCTTGAGAAAAAGTATGTATGATAAGGAGCTGGGTTTCCTCCTTAACCCTTACCCAGTTGTTGCTTCTACACCTACCCCTGTGCATCAGAGTGTTTATCCTTCAATGCCCAGTTCGAATGCAGACCAAATGTTTGAGAATTTGTTTACTCAAGATCAAGGGTCACATGCTGCTGGAGTAAGCTTCAGTAGAGACCCACAAGCTGGATTTTCTATGCCAGTGACATTTCTGACTCATGAACAAGAAACTGTGATCTCTATGGAAAGCTTGCCCATTGAGCAGCAACTGCAACAATCTGAAACGTTTCTGAAACAACAGACACAACCCGTGACTCCCATTTCATTTTTAAACACAGATGAACAACCTACCTCATTCTTTTCTTTGAACCAACCACAGCTGGTAACCTCTGTGAGAAGCTTAAATAGAGAAAACCCACCATCTGGTACCGAGGTGAGCTCGACACAAGGGCGAGAGCCAGTGGTTTGTGCAGAGCAATGTGGGAGTCAACAGCCCCTGGAGAAAAATGAGAATGTGGTTGGGAACAATGCAAATAAGTCTGCAAGTACTGGTGATAATGTGAAGGAGAAAGAAGGGAATGTAGATGCATCAGGTAAGAGTATACCCAGTTTCTGGACTGCATGTCCTTATTGTCTCTTTATGTATGAGTACTCTGTGGATTATACTCATTGTACTTTAAGGTGTCAAAATTGTAAGAAGGCTTTTCAAGCTGTACCAATTGCGTCTCCTCCTCCAATTattgatggaaaaaaaaatagcttttgTTGTTGGGGATTTATGCCTTTTGGATCGTCTTTGGAGAATTTTCATAGAAATATAGATAATGCTTCGAGCTGGTCTCCGTTTTCGCCCATGTTTACCTGTTCGCGATTTGggtgggatggagggagtaatgtGAACAATCATGCTGGTGGAGGACAGAGTAATGTTAATAATCTTGGTAGTTCGCATAATGCTGGTGGATCGAAAAGTGGGGGTGGACGAAAGCATTTTTCTCCAGTAATATGTAATGATGATGATGTGTTAGTAGAGGCATCACAGTCAAGCGAGGAGTCAAATGTGGATTGGAATCGGAATAAGGAGAGGAAGAAAGCAAAGAATGGGAAGCGAAAGTGTGCAAGGACTGGAACCCCAAGCAAAAATGCCAAGAAACAGCAAGCTGATAAGGAAAAAACTGTTGAAGGGAATAATGATGTCAATTTGCAATATGGTTTAGCAACTCAAGGTGGCGTAGAAATACCCATGCTGTAA